A window from Vigna angularis cultivar LongXiaoDou No.4 chromosome 7, ASM1680809v1, whole genome shotgun sequence encodes these proteins:
- the LOC108319290 gene encoding peptidyl-prolyl cis-trans isomerase CYP95 isoform X1 yields MAKKKNCLVFMDVSIDGDPVERMVFELFYDVAPKTAENFRALCTGERGVGPNTGKSLHYKGSFFHQIVKGSIARGGDFVNRNGTGGESIYGSKFPDESPRLKHDAPGLLSMPVADRDTLGSHFIITFKADPHLDRKHVIFGKLVQGDKILKKIEDVGDEEGLPSVTVKIISCGEHNEDGKKINKSKKGRLGSSETHSPELHRGKHKKSSGDKRKRRKYYSSESSSSSDSDMRSSESDSDSDSDTSSSYTSSSSDDRRRKRKRSRKDKHRRGKRRDQHRDKRRRKQDKRSKRKSRRELTCHTDSDSDNKTGNSSGGESRGAQAKDQKHAEGQSSLVVEKELPAVLLTKGEKLNMLEEEKFPKENGQRRSNGNGANYRSDRSEGRQPDVMDDQPGKSRSQSMSISPKRESRSPSISQKRRLSRSPSGSRSPQAPLRRSLSGSPNRRSISKSPVRGRKGKSVSKSPVRSRGCRSVSTSPVRSLSRSHQRTSSRAPSRRSISRSPVINHNHRSVSRSPIRYRDHRSVSVSPARSLSRSRKSSPRARSQRSISRSPVRTHNHRSVNRSPVRSSGRRSVSASPVRPLSRSRRRSSPRAPSRRSISRSPLKTDIRRNVSRSPVRSHGHRSASTSPVRSPSRGRRRNSPRAQSRRSISRSPVRVSRKTISRSPVRSSARSMSRSLSRSSGRVPVRSISRSPARVPSRGNRHSYSRSPRGRSLSRSVSPDVSPKRIRRGRGFSEQYSYARRYRTPSRSPVRSYRYNGRSYRDRYSGYRRYSPRRNRSPLPRRRTPPRFRRRSRTPSVSRSSPRYRGRRYSRSRSPVRSRSPARSRSPVGTYRPRVEKSRSLSRSRSPSRSRASMESPSPLKASRNSRSRSPSESPNAKKGLVSYGDGSPYSN; encoded by the exons ATggcaaagaagaagaattgtCTGGTATTTATGGATGTGTCCATAGATGGGGATCCGGTTGAAAGGATGGTTTTTGAG CTTTTCTATGATGTTGCTCCGAAGACTGCTGAAAATTTCCGTGCATTATGCACAG GAGAAAGAGGAGTCGGTCCAAACACTGGAAAGTCACTACACTACAAGGGttctttctttcatcaaatcGTTAAAGGCTCCATTGCCCGG GGAGGTGATTTTGTAAACCGAAATG GGACTGGTGGAGAAAGCATTTATGGTTCCAAGTTCCCAG ATGAATCACCTAGGCTAAAGCACGATGCTCCAGGTCTTCTTTCCATGCCAGTTGCTGATCGTGACACTCTTGGTTCTCATTTTATCATCACTTTTAAAGCTGATCCACATCTTGATAG GAAACATGTAATCTTTGGAAAGCTTGTGCAAGGAgataaaatattgaagaaaattGAAGATGTGGGTGATGAAGAAGGACTTCCAAGCGTAActgttaaaataattagttgtgGTGAACATAATGAGG ATGGAAAGAAGATAAATAAGTCAAAAAAGGGAAGACTTGGATCTTCTGAAACCCATAGTCCTGAACTGCATAGGGGAAAGCACAAAAAATCTTCAGGTgacaaaaggaaaagaagaaagtacTACTCATCAGAATCGAGTAGTTCCTCAGATTCAGACATGAGATCATCAGAAAGTGATAGTGATTCTGACTCGGATACATCTTCATCTTACACAAGTTCCTCCAGTGATGACAGgcggagaaagagaaagaggtcTAGGAAAGATAAACATAGACGTGGAAAAAGAAGAGACCAACACCGAGACAAGAGACGAAGGAAACAAGACAAAAGGTCAAAACGCAAATCAAGAAG GGAATTGACCTGTCATACTGATTCAGATAGTGATAATAAGACTGGCAACAGCTCTGGTGGTGAAAGCCGTGGTGCTCAAGCAAAAGATCAGAAGCATG CTGAAGGTCAGTCTTCCTTGGTTGTGGAGAAAGAATTACCTGCTGTGCTCCTCACAAAAGGGGAGAAACTGAACATGCTGGAGGAGGAAAAATTCCCAAAGGAAAATGGACAGCGGCGTAGCAATGGCAATGGAGCCAACTATAGATCTGACAGAAGTGAAGGGAGGCAGCCTGATGTGATGGATGATCAACCAGGCAAATCTAG GAGTCAAAGCATGAGTATTAGTCCAAAGCGTGAGAGCAGAAGTCCTAGCATTAGTCAAAAAAGGAGGTTGAGCAGAAGTCCAAGTGGTAGTAGAAGCCCTCAAGCTCCATTACGGAGGAGTTTGAGCGGGAGTCCAAACAGAAGAAGCATCAGCAAAAGCCCAGTGAGAGGTAGAAAGGGGAAAAGTGTCAGTAAAAGCCCTGTGCGATCTCGTGGATGTAGAAGTGTCAGTACAAGCCCTGTTAGATCCCTTTCCCGGAGCCACCAGAGGACTTCATCCAGAGCACCATCACGAAGATCAATCAGCAGAAGTCCTGTGATTAATCATAATCATAGAAGTGTCAGTAGAAGTCCTATTAGATATCGTGATCATAGAAGTGTTAGTGTAAGCCCTGCAAGATCCCTTTCCCGGAGCCGCAAGAGTTCACCCAGAGCACGATCACAAAGATCAATCAGCAGAAGCCCTGTGAGAACACACAATCATAGAAGTGTCAATAGAAGCCCTGTGAGATCTAGTGGTCGGAGAAGTGTCAGTGCAAGCCCTGTGAGACCCCTTTCTCGGAGCCGGAGGAGGAGTTCACCCAGAGCGCCATCTCGAAGATCAATCAGTAGAAGTCCATTGAAAACTGATATTCGTAGAAATGTTAGTAGAAGCCCTGTGAGATCTCATGGTCATAGAAGTGCGAGCACAAGCCCTGTAAGATCGCCTTCTCGGGGCCGCAGGAGGAATTCACCCAGAGCACAATCACGAAGATCAATCAGCAGAAGCCCTGTAAGAGTGTCCAGAAAGACCATCAGCAGGAGTCCAGTTAGATCATCGGCCAGAAGCATGAGCAGAAGCTTGAGCAGAAGTTCTGGCAGAGTCCCTGTAAGAAGCATTAGCCGAAGTCCAGCTAGAGTGCCAAGCAGAGGCAATCGCCACAGTTATTCTAGGAGTCCACGTGGTAGAAGCTTGTCTAGAAGTGTGTCACCTGATGTTTCCCCAAAACGTATTAGAAGGGGAAGAGGTTTCAGTGAACAGTACTCCTATGCTAGAAGGTATAGAACTCCCTCTCGATCTCCTGTGAGGTCGTACCGCTATAATGGAAGAAGTTACCGTGACAG ATATTCAGGTTACAGGAGGTACTCTCCTAGGCGTAATAGGAGCCCACTTCCACGTAGAAGAACTCCACCAAG GTTCCGGAGGAGGAGCAGGACACCATCTGTATCACGCAGCAGCCCCCGATATCGAGGACGACGATATAGCCGAAGCCGTAGCCCTGTTCGAAGCCGTAGCCCTGCTCGCAGTCGTTCACCTGTCGGTACATATCGACCTCGTGTTGAGAAGAGCAGGTCTTTGTCCAGGAGTAGAAGTCCTTCACGATCCAGGGCTTCTATGGAATCACCATCTCCACTGAAGGCGAGCAGGAACAGTAGGTCAAGGTCCCCCTCTGAAAGCCCAAATGCAAAGAAAGGCCTTGTATCCTACGGAGATGGTTCTCCCTATTCAAACTAA
- the LOC108319290 gene encoding peptidyl-prolyl cis-trans isomerase CYP95 isoform X2: MPVADRDTLGSHFIITFKADPHLDRKHVIFGKLVQGDKILKKIEDVGDEEGLPSVTVKIISCGEHNEDGKKINKSKKGRLGSSETHSPELHRGKHKKSSGDKRKRRKYYSSESSSSSDSDMRSSESDSDSDSDTSSSYTSSSSDDRRRKRKRSRKDKHRRGKRRDQHRDKRRRKQDKRSKRKSRRELTCHTDSDSDNKTGNSSGGESRGAQAKDQKHAEGQSSLVVEKELPAVLLTKGEKLNMLEEEKFPKENGQRRSNGNGANYRSDRSEGRQPDVMDDQPGKSRSQSMSISPKRESRSPSISQKRRLSRSPSGSRSPQAPLRRSLSGSPNRRSISKSPVRGRKGKSVSKSPVRSRGCRSVSTSPVRSLSRSHQRTSSRAPSRRSISRSPVINHNHRSVSRSPIRYRDHRSVSVSPARSLSRSRKSSPRARSQRSISRSPVRTHNHRSVNRSPVRSSGRRSVSASPVRPLSRSRRRSSPRAPSRRSISRSPLKTDIRRNVSRSPVRSHGHRSASTSPVRSPSRGRRRNSPRAQSRRSISRSPVRVSRKTISRSPVRSSARSMSRSLSRSSGRVPVRSISRSPARVPSRGNRHSYSRSPRGRSLSRSVSPDVSPKRIRRGRGFSEQYSYARRYRTPSRSPVRSYRYNGRSYRDRYSGYRRYSPRRNRSPLPRRRTPPRFRRRSRTPSVSRSSPRYRGRRYSRSRSPVRSRSPARSRSPVGTYRPRVEKSRSLSRSRSPSRSRASMESPSPLKASRNSRSRSPSESPNAKKGLVSYGDGSPYSN; the protein is encoded by the exons ATGCCAGTTGCTGATCGTGACACTCTTGGTTCTCATTTTATCATCACTTTTAAAGCTGATCCACATCTTGATAG GAAACATGTAATCTTTGGAAAGCTTGTGCAAGGAgataaaatattgaagaaaattGAAGATGTGGGTGATGAAGAAGGACTTCCAAGCGTAActgttaaaataattagttgtgGTGAACATAATGAGG ATGGAAAGAAGATAAATAAGTCAAAAAAGGGAAGACTTGGATCTTCTGAAACCCATAGTCCTGAACTGCATAGGGGAAAGCACAAAAAATCTTCAGGTgacaaaaggaaaagaagaaagtacTACTCATCAGAATCGAGTAGTTCCTCAGATTCAGACATGAGATCATCAGAAAGTGATAGTGATTCTGACTCGGATACATCTTCATCTTACACAAGTTCCTCCAGTGATGACAGgcggagaaagagaaagaggtcTAGGAAAGATAAACATAGACGTGGAAAAAGAAGAGACCAACACCGAGACAAGAGACGAAGGAAACAAGACAAAAGGTCAAAACGCAAATCAAGAAG GGAATTGACCTGTCATACTGATTCAGATAGTGATAATAAGACTGGCAACAGCTCTGGTGGTGAAAGCCGTGGTGCTCAAGCAAAAGATCAGAAGCATG CTGAAGGTCAGTCTTCCTTGGTTGTGGAGAAAGAATTACCTGCTGTGCTCCTCACAAAAGGGGAGAAACTGAACATGCTGGAGGAGGAAAAATTCCCAAAGGAAAATGGACAGCGGCGTAGCAATGGCAATGGAGCCAACTATAGATCTGACAGAAGTGAAGGGAGGCAGCCTGATGTGATGGATGATCAACCAGGCAAATCTAG GAGTCAAAGCATGAGTATTAGTCCAAAGCGTGAGAGCAGAAGTCCTAGCATTAGTCAAAAAAGGAGGTTGAGCAGAAGTCCAAGTGGTAGTAGAAGCCCTCAAGCTCCATTACGGAGGAGTTTGAGCGGGAGTCCAAACAGAAGAAGCATCAGCAAAAGCCCAGTGAGAGGTAGAAAGGGGAAAAGTGTCAGTAAAAGCCCTGTGCGATCTCGTGGATGTAGAAGTGTCAGTACAAGCCCTGTTAGATCCCTTTCCCGGAGCCACCAGAGGACTTCATCCAGAGCACCATCACGAAGATCAATCAGCAGAAGTCCTGTGATTAATCATAATCATAGAAGTGTCAGTAGAAGTCCTATTAGATATCGTGATCATAGAAGTGTTAGTGTAAGCCCTGCAAGATCCCTTTCCCGGAGCCGCAAGAGTTCACCCAGAGCACGATCACAAAGATCAATCAGCAGAAGCCCTGTGAGAACACACAATCATAGAAGTGTCAATAGAAGCCCTGTGAGATCTAGTGGTCGGAGAAGTGTCAGTGCAAGCCCTGTGAGACCCCTTTCTCGGAGCCGGAGGAGGAGTTCACCCAGAGCGCCATCTCGAAGATCAATCAGTAGAAGTCCATTGAAAACTGATATTCGTAGAAATGTTAGTAGAAGCCCTGTGAGATCTCATGGTCATAGAAGTGCGAGCACAAGCCCTGTAAGATCGCCTTCTCGGGGCCGCAGGAGGAATTCACCCAGAGCACAATCACGAAGATCAATCAGCAGAAGCCCTGTAAGAGTGTCCAGAAAGACCATCAGCAGGAGTCCAGTTAGATCATCGGCCAGAAGCATGAGCAGAAGCTTGAGCAGAAGTTCTGGCAGAGTCCCTGTAAGAAGCATTAGCCGAAGTCCAGCTAGAGTGCCAAGCAGAGGCAATCGCCACAGTTATTCTAGGAGTCCACGTGGTAGAAGCTTGTCTAGAAGTGTGTCACCTGATGTTTCCCCAAAACGTATTAGAAGGGGAAGAGGTTTCAGTGAACAGTACTCCTATGCTAGAAGGTATAGAACTCCCTCTCGATCTCCTGTGAGGTCGTACCGCTATAATGGAAGAAGTTACCGTGACAG ATATTCAGGTTACAGGAGGTACTCTCCTAGGCGTAATAGGAGCCCACTTCCACGTAGAAGAACTCCACCAAG GTTCCGGAGGAGGAGCAGGACACCATCTGTATCACGCAGCAGCCCCCGATATCGAGGACGACGATATAGCCGAAGCCGTAGCCCTGTTCGAAGCCGTAGCCCTGCTCGCAGTCGTTCACCTGTCGGTACATATCGACCTCGTGTTGAGAAGAGCAGGTCTTTGTCCAGGAGTAGAAGTCCTTCACGATCCAGGGCTTCTATGGAATCACCATCTCCACTGAAGGCGAGCAGGAACAGTAGGTCAAGGTCCCCCTCTGAAAGCCCAAATGCAAAGAAAGGCCTTGTATCCTACGGAGATGGTTCTCCCTATTCAAACTAA